The Kordia sp. SMS9 DNA window CGTTCAATGAAGATTGGAGCATTTGGCTAAAAAAAGGCGTGAAAATTTTCGACAAGAAAAAATCCAACAAAGACAAATCATAAACATGCATAAAAGCAACACGTTACTTATGACGTTTACACGAAATCCCGAATTGGGAAAAGTAAAAAGTCGCTTGGCAAAAGGCATTGGTGAAAAAGCCGCATTGGAAGTATATATTCAACTTTTAGAACATACCAAAAGTGTACTGCAACAAATAGACGTAGACAAATGTGTATGGTATTCTGTCGCAGTGCGAAAAAATGATTTGTGGAATGATAAAATCTATCAAAAAAAAGCACAAATTGGAGACGATTTAGGCGCACGAATGTTAAATTCATTCAAAGATGCTTTTCAAAATAATTATGAAAAAGTCATTATCATTGGAAGCGATTTATACGATTTGCGCCCAACACACATTCAAGAAGCCATTGATGCTTTAGACACTAATGATGTTGTCATCGGACCTGCAAAAGATGGCGGATACTATTTATTGGGAATGAAAACACTGCACGAAAAAGCGTTTGCACCAAAAGCTTGGGGAACGGAAACCGTATTGGCAGACACCTTAAAAGAGTTAGATTCACAAAAAATACAGTTGTTAGAAACGCTAAACGATATAGATTACGCAGAAGATTTACTACCTTACGAAACTTTTAAAAAATACACTTCATAAATATATTTATGTTAAAACACATCGCAGAAACCACCGAATATTTACAAAAAAAAGGATTTGACAATCCTGAAATTGGCATCGTTCTAGGAACAGGTTTGGGAAAACTCATAGACGATATCGAAATCATCGCAGAAGCCCATTATAACAATATTCCTTACTTTCCATTGGCAACAGTAGAATTCCATACGGGAAAGCTTGTCTTTGGAAACTTGGCAGGAAAAAAAGTAGTCGTAATGCAAGGACGTTTTCATTTATATGAAGGCTATGATTTTATCGACATCACCTACCCGATTCGCATCATGCACAAACTCGGAATTCAAAAACTCCTAGTGTCTAATGCCGCAGGTGCCATCAATCTCAATTACAAAAAAGGCGACATCATGATCATTGACGATCACATCAACTTGCAAGGTGGATCGCCATTGGCTTTTAAAGGTGTGAGCGAATTTGGAGAACGTTTTGCAGACATGAGCGCTCCGTACGATGCAGACATGATTGCAACCGTGGAGAACATTGCCGCAAATCACAATATTGACATTCAAAAAGGGGTTTACGCAAGTGTTGTGGGGCCGCAATTAGAAACACGTGCCGAATACCGAATGTTAAAAATCATTGGTGCAGATGCCGTGGGAATGAGTACCGTTCCCGAAGTTATTGTTGCCAATCACTTAAACGTGCCGTGTTTGGCAGTTTCGGTGTTGACAGACGAATGCGATCCTGATAACTTAGCACCTGTAGACATTGCGGACATCATTGCAGTCGCTGGAAAAGCCGAACCAAAAATGATTACTCTTTTTAGTGAACTGATCAAAACGTTGTAAGATGTCAGTATGAAGTTATGAGTATTGAGAGGTTAGTATTGAGAAATTAGTATTGAGTATTGAGAAGTTAAAAAGCGTGGTCTGAGGCACTCGAAGACCACCCCAAAGCAAACAGCTAGAAGCTAAAAAAACAAAAAAATGAGTTATTTAGACACTACACACGACGTATATAAAGAAGCAGCCTTAACGCCAGACGTTGGACTGTGTTGCACTACAAACCCAATTTGGGAATTGCCAGGGTTAAAAATTCCGAAAATCATGCAGGAAATGAATTATGGATGCGGAAGTACAGTGCATGCGCGCGATTTAACCAACAATCCAACGATGTTATATGTTGGCGTTGGTGGCGGAATGGAATTATTGCAATTTTCATATTTCAATCGCCAAAAAGGTGGCGTGATTGGATTGGATGTCGTAGATGAAATGTTAGAAGCATCTCGTAAAAACTTTACAGAAGCCGAAGCACAAAACGATTGGTTTAAAAGTGAGTTTGTAGACTTGCGAAAAGGCGATGCGCTCAACTTGCCTGTGGATGATAATAGTATAGATGTAGCAGCGCAAAACTGCTTGTTCAACATCTTTAAAACAGACGATTTAAAGAAAGCGATTGCAGAAATGTATCGTGTACTCAAACCACATGGAAAACTCGTCATGAGTGATCCAACGTGTGAACAACCGATGAACGAAACCTTACGTAACGACGAACGCTTACGCGCTTTATGTTTAAGTGGAAGCTTGCCAATTGCAGAATATGTAAAAATGTTGACAGACGCAGGTTTTGGAACCATTGAAATTCGCGCTAGAAAACCATACAGAATTTTAGATCCAAAAAACTATCCAACAGACGAATTAATCTACATCGAATCTATTGAAGTGGCAGCCATCAAAGATCCAATGCCAGCGGACGGACCGTGTATTTTTACAGGAAAAGCGGCAATTTACTTTGGTACAGAAGATTACTTTGACGATGAAAAAGGACATATTTTATTGAAAAATCAGCCGATTGCGATTTGTGACAAAACTGCACAAGCGTTGGCCGATTTAGGACGCGACGATATTTTCATTTCAGAATCTACCTATCATTATGATGGTGGTGGATGTTGTTAAAAAGTATTGAGTATTGAGATGTTAGTATTGAGAAGTACTTTGAAACGTCATCATTACGAGCGATAGCGCGGTAATCTGTTTATCATAAGCAGTTTCGTTATTTGAAGCATGAGATTGCCATGAATTTTCACAAAAACTTGTAAAACAAATCTAAACGTTCTCTATGAACGCAAACTATATAAACACCACAGTTTACGAATTGAACTGTGGTGTTTTTTTATTTTTTGAAAGGTCGCTACAAAAAACACGACCGATTCCTTAGGTTTTTTTGCGAAGTTTGAGTTACCAAACGAACGAAAAAGCAAGCTCAATAGAAACGGAAAAGAATACGTAAATTTGTAAGCTATGGAAAACTATCTTGATATCTTTCTAAAATCATACAGCGAGTATTGGAATTACTTTTTGAACTTGATTTATTTTAGAGAAATTGAAAACTATTTTTACGGCTTAATCGCAATTTCTTTGATCGTTTGGATATTGGAAATCTTATTTCCTTGGCGAAAAAATCAAGCTATTTTTCGCAAAGATTTTTGGTTGGATACGTTTTACATGTTTTTCAACTTCTTCATTTTTAATTTGATTCTTTTTACAGCACTTTCCAACACAACCGCGGCGTTTTTTAATGATATTTTAGGTGTAATCGGACTTTCGATAGAAAGCATACAATTGTTCAATGTGAGCGCGCTTCCAGCTTGGGCTGGCTTGTTGATTTTCTTTGTCGTTTCTGATTTTGTGCAATGGAATACACATCGTTTGTTGCACAGAGTTGACTTTTTGTGGAACTTTCACAAAGTGCATCATTCCGTAAAAGAAATGGGCTTTGCCGCACATTTACGCTATCATTGGATGGAAACGGTTGTGTACAAATCGTTGCTTTACATTCCGATTGCGCTTATTGGTGGATTTAGTGTTCAAAATGTTGCGTTTGTATATTTCTTTACCATTTCTGTTGGTCATTTGAATCATGCCAATTTGGGTTGGGATTATGGTTTTTTAAAATATATTTTCAACAATCCGAAGATGCATATTTGGCATCACAGCAAGAAATTGCCTAGAAAATACGGTGTCAATTTCGGTCTTACGTTAAGCATTTGGGATTATCTTTTCAGAACAAATTATATTCCAAAAAGCGGGCGCGATATTGAACTAGGTTTTGCAAATGACGAAACCTTTCCGCAAGATTTTCTACAACAAGAAATCTATCCTATCAAACTAAAAAAAGATTAACACTATGCGACAAATTATAAGTACAATTGTGATAACAATTTGTTTCATTTCTTGTGGAACGCAGCAAAAATCTACTAAAAAAACTCCAGAAACGGTGTTCACTATATTAGATTCTATTCAGAAGAAATTTGATGAAATTGCGGAAAAAGATAGTATCAATTTTAAAAAGAATGCAAAGTTTGTTTCTAGTAAATCCATTTCAAAATCCAATCATACAGCGTGGCACAATCTGCTTCAAAAATATGTGTCTGACGACGGAAAGGTAAATTATGTAGGATTGAAAGAAGATCGCCAAAAGGTATTGATGTATATTGATCAGTTGGGAGCACAAAAACCTACGAAAGACTGGTCTAGAAACGAAACTTTGGCGTATTGGATCAATGCGTATAATGTGATGACCGTTGATTTGATTTTGGATAGTTATCCTGCAAGAAAAGGCATCAAAGAAATTCGAAATCCTTGGAAACAACGACGCTGGACAATTGAAGGAAGAGCGTATAATTTAGATGAAATTGAGCATGACATTTTACGTAAAATGAACGAACCAAGAATTCATTTTGCCATCAATTGCGCTTCGTTTTCCTGTCCTCCATTATTGAATGAAGCATTTACGGCAAACAAAATGGAATCGCAATTAACGCAAGTTACCAAAGCATTTTTGGCGGATTCAAAACGAAATACCATCACCAAAAATCAACTGGAAATCTCTAAGATTTTTAAGTGGTTTTCAAAAGATTTTAAACAAAAGGGTTCGCTGATCGATTTTTTAAATTTGTACAGTCCCATCAAAATAAACGCAGACGCCAATATTGATTATAAAGACTACGATTGGCGTTTGAACGAATAGATTTTCAATAAAACCATCAAGACAGTTTCGTATACAAAGCAATGACAGCAAACAAAATTTCCATCATCGTTCCAATTTTCAACGAAGCAAATACCATTGTTTCGTTGCTGGAAACGTTGTTGGATCGCATGAAATATAAACATCATGAAATACTTTTGGTTGATGGCGGAAGTTCGGACGAAACGGTTGAACTTGTTTCCAACTTCATCTCAAAATTCAACAGAACTCAAAATGAACATCGAAAAAGATGTGTAGATCAGTTGTTTGGAAACGAAGATTTTGCCGTGTACATTCAACTTTTTGAATCTAAAAAAGGACGTGCCAAACAGATGAATTTTGGCGCGCAGAAAGCAACTGGAGACACCTTGTATTTTCTGCATGCAGACACGTTTCCTCCACAACATTTTGATGAATTTATTCTACAAGAAATCAACAACGGAAACGAAGCTGGCTGTTTTCGCATGAAATTTAATTCGTGGCATCCTGTGTTGCTCGTTTCACAGTTTTTTACACGTTTCAATCTCAGTTGGTGTCGTGGTGGCGACCAATCTTTATACATTTCTAAATCACTTTTTGACGAATTAAATGGTTTTGACGAATCATATATTATTTATGAAGATTGCGAATTTATCAATCGGTTGTATGCGCAGAAACAGTTTACTATCATTCCCAAAAGCGTGAAAACTTCTGCCAGAAAATACAAAACCAATGGCACCTGGAAATTACAATATCATTTCGCCATGATTCACGTCAAAAAATCTAAAGGTGCTACTCCACAAGAATTGTACGCGTATTATCAAAAACATATAGCTTCTTAGATAGTTAGACGCGCTTCGCTGTTAGATTTTAGACATGTTCGATACGTCTGTGCAAAAATTTCAGAAAAATTCGTGGCAATCTGTTTGTTTCATATTTGTATGTGTTATTTGGATTTTTCATAAAATAAGCTAATCGTTTTTAAATTCTCTATCAAAAAGTTCGACTTTAGAAACTTTGGGTTTAGGCTTCTTAGACAATATTAGAAAGAAGTATTAGAAACGTCCTTGAGGAGCATAACGACGTGGCAATCTGTTTCTTTAATAATTAAAAAGTTTTCTTTGAAAAACGCTAAATACTCACAGCTTTTTACCACGAATGCACGAATGTAGACGCACTTTGGGTTTAGACTTTTTCCACTTAGCAAAAATCTCTTAGATTGTTAGATAATTTCATTGTAAAAAGTTCAAAAAGCAATCGCGTGTCTAAAAGCGCAGCGTATCTAACAATCATTCTTCAAACTGTTCCAAAATCTCTTCTAACTTTCGTACGTGTACGCCATACAATTTATCTGTCCAAAGTACCGTAATGTAGTAAATTAGTAATCCGCACACCAAGTATCCTAAAATCACTAAAATCAACGTGCTAGTTGGCATTTGTAATAAAAACCATTCTGAAAAACGATCGACATCATTACGAACAGAGCCCATAAACAAGGCTGCGATAGGAATTGGTAATACTAACGAACCCGCAATAATTCCTGATTTATACACTTCCATGGTGAGTTTAATGTCGTAAATAAAACGCAATATAGTTTCTTTGGTTTGCTGAGTTATATTAGACGTTCTTCGCAGAAACCAAACCATTTTTGCTAAATATCCAAGCGTCATAATAAACGTTAGAAACATACAAATAAGGTAGGTCGCACGTGGCAATTCGTACATTTTAATGATAAATGGATAGCAAAAGAAAACAATAAAAGCAACCAATTGAATCGCAATTTCTCCTTTCATCGTTTTGCGAATTTGAGCAATTGGCATTTGACTTTTTTTGAGGTTTTCTAAACTTGTTGGCAGTTGTAAATCGTCTTGATTTTCGTCATCCATCAATTCTTTTATTTTATCAAAATCCATGATGTTGTGTTTTTATAATTTCTTTTAATTTTTTCTTCGTTCTATTGAGCTTTACGCGAACATTTACAGGCGACATTCCTAAGTTTTTCGCCATTTCTTCTCCTGAAAATCCTTCGATAAACTGAAAGATCAGCGCTTTTTCAATTTTATTTAATTGCTGCACAGCTTTGTAAAAAATTGCCAGTTGTTCTTCCTTTTCATCCGAATATTCTTCATGCGCCAATTGCACATGTTCAGGCATTTTATAAGTATCTGGCTTGCGCTTTTCTTTCTTAAAAAATACAATTGCTGTATTCAATGCTACGCGATACATCCAGCTTGAAAATTGACTATTTCCATTGAACGATTTGAGCGATTTCCACAGTTGCAAAATAATTTCTTGTACCAAGTCTTCACGATCGTTCGCATCTTCAAAATACATGCGAGAGACCTTGTGCAAAATACCTTTGTGTGTGGTAATTTTAGTAAGAAATTCGTGTTCTGTGAGTTCCAATGGTTGATGCTTTAAAATACAGGTGTCACCGTAAATCCTTGTTTTTGAAGTAATGCAATTACGCCGTTTTCTCCTGGCAAATGTGCTGCGCCCACGGCAAATAAATTGGATTGTTTTTTCATAAGTTCTGGCATCAGTTTCGCCCAATTATTGTTGCGAACGGTCAACATCCAATATTCCGCATTTTTGTTAAAAAAACGTTCGTCTTTCATATCGTTATGGAGCTTGCCAATTTCTTCATTCTTGTACGATGTTACCATGTCTTGCATCATTGTTTTGTATTCAGAGAACAGTTTTACTTGCTGCCATAAAAAGTCTTTTGGATATGCTTTCGCAAAAAAATCCAATTGACCGTCCAAGGTTTCCAATCCGGCTACTTTTTTATTATTTGCTTTTGCAAGACTTGTCAATTCTACTTCATACATTTTTTTAATAGGACAATTATAACTTTGCTGAATCAACAGCGTATACACTGTCATTAAGGTATAACTATTCACCATTTGCAGTGACATGTTTAGTTCTTTTTTCAGTAAATTATCGAGAAATGTTTGCTGCTCTTTTGACAATTCTTCCGTTAATTTTCCGCCAGACATCATCTTTTTTTGAGCTGCCATTAATGCTTTTGTGTCCGACATGTCAACTTCTAACACTAAATTTTCTGTTTCTTTAAACGCATTGGTCACCTTTGCAGGAATGGCAAAATCATCTTTGCACAGAATATGAATCGTTCCCAGCAAATACGAAGGTTTTTCAAGGTCTTTGTGTTCAATTTTCCACAGAACAGAATTTTCAAGTTTTTGATCTTGTGCGTTGATTGTAAAACTGCTTACGATGAAGCAACAGAGTGCAATAATTTTTTTCATGATGTTGTTTTTTATACAAGAAATTTTTCAGCTGAATAGATTTTCTTTCAATTTATATCTATTTGCTCCGTAAGTAGCAACTTTGAAAATATGTTACAAAAAAAATATTTTTATTTTTAATTAACTGATTGCCTGCATTATAAAATATTTTAAAACACTCTTAATCAACTTGAAAATATACCAAGCTGATCTTTCATATCAAAAATCATATCAATAACACTAAAGTGATACGGAATAAACTGTTTCGATTGAATGAGCGTAACTATCTCGTCTTTATAAGCCCATTTTACATTTTGCACTTCAGTTTCTTGCAGTGTTAATTTTGTAAGATCTACCTCAGCTTTTAGAATATAATAATCGTCAAATCCTCTTTGAAAGTTGATGGTGAAATGAGGTCTGATAGTTGTAAAATCAAATGCATACCCTAATTCTTCAAACAATTCTCTTTCTGCGGCTTGTTGAGAAGTTTCACCAGCTTGCGCTGTTCCTCCAACGGTAATATCCCATAAATTTGGCCAGCCTTTTTTAAATGGTTGTCGCTGTTGAATGAGCAATTGATTGTTGGAATTGATAATTGCTACGTGAATCACCAAATGAAATTCATCAGCATTCAACGTATCGCCACGCGTAACAACTTTACCTTTTTTGATTCGATACTTGTCGTAAATATCCCATTCTTCCATGAAAATGACTGCTTTTTAATAAATATTGAAAAGTGATATTATTTCGCCGCAATGACGTCAATTTCAATTTTTGCACCAATAGCGAGTCCGCCAGCCGCAAAAGTTGTCCGTGCAGGTTTGTTTGGAAAGTATTGTACATACACACTATTAAAATCTTTAAAATCGTTGATGTCTGCTAGAATTACCGTGCATTTTACCACACGATCTAACGAAGAATTGTGTTGTGCTAAAACCGCTTTTATGTTTTCAATGGCTTGTTTGGTTTCCGCTTTAATTCCGCCTTCGACCAACATTCCTTTGGTATGATCTTTCCCTATTTGTCCAGCTAAGAAGAGTAAATTTTCCGTTTCTACTGCGGCGCTAAATGGTGTGTTTTGTCGTTGTGGCAAGTGTGATTTGTGGAATTTGACATCCGTTGTTTTGGTTTCGTTTGACGTTTGACAACTGGTGAAGCATAGTAAAAATACTACGCAAAGAGAAAAGATGGTTTTCATGGTGTTTGATTTTCAGACTTTGAGTGTCTCTTTCTTTGACTTTAAAGAATCTTTTTTAACTTGAATGTAATCATTAATCCCTTTAGATTCTAGATGAAGTTTTATTTGCTTTGCCAATTCATAAGCTAGATTAACTGGAACTGCATTTCCTATCATTTTATACCCAGCTGCTACTTTGTTATAAACAAATATGAAATCATCAGGAAAAGTTTGTATTCGAGCACATTCTCGAACACTTAAACGTCTATATAAATGCTCTTTACCAGGCACAAAAATCCTAATATTTTTTTCTATAAATTTCATTTTGGGTGCTTGAGGATGAATAGGAGCATGCCTTCCTCCTGCTTGAATAGTGAAAGATTGTTCATCCCAACTTCTTACTCTATTTCGAGACATAAATATCGTTGAAAAACTTCCAACCATATACTCATTATTAGGTACTAGGCAACTATTTCCATTTGTATAATTCTTTTCCTTGGCGGCTAAAACTGAATCTTTTAAATCACTAATTCTTTCTTTTAATGATATTTTTTGTGAAAATTTTTCAGGAAACTTAAAATTGATTTTTAAATCTTTTCTAAAACCTATAAAAAAAACTCTTTTTCTATCTTGAGGAACTCCATAGTCCGAAGCATTCAATAATTCAAATGATAAATCATATCCAACACCAGCACTTTTGAACATTTCTTTAATATTTTTTAAAGCATCATTATGCCTAGGAAGTAACATTCCTGACACATTTTCAGCTAAAAAAAATAAAGGTTGTTTATCTTCTAAGACTTCAATAAAATTAAAAAAAAGTTGTCCTCTTTTATCTTTAATTCCTCTCAATGCTCCTGCTTCACTCCAACTCTGACAAGGAGGTCCTCCAATAATTCCAATAGGATTATCTGGGATTTCAGAAACCGAAATATTACGCATACTTCTCCTATCTAAAAAAGTGTTTGGATGATTTTTCTCATACGTTTCCCATATCTCTTTGTCGTATTCATTTGCCCATGTCACATTGAATCCAGCTTTTTCAAAACCAAGGTCAAGTCCACCTGCACCTGCAAAAAAAGAAATTATATTCATTATTTAATATTATATTTTATTAGTATGGAATCCAACAATTTTGCTGTATTGTTAGGGTTTTTAATCTTAACCGATTTCATCTTTACTTGCTTTAAAGATTCTAAATTTTCTCGATCTATTTTTGAAAATGAATTAAACTTATCACGAGTCATTAACACCCTTAGTTTAAATGCAGCACCTTCATTGTCATTTATATATTGGAAAACCTTATTTGGATTAGCAATATGCCACATACCTCTTATTCTTAAATCAGTAATTCCCAAAGGATCAACTTTCTTAACTTTACCTAACTCTTTTGTTTCTGTAAATTCAACATCGCTAATTTCAGTTATACCTTCAGTTATTTTATTTTTTATTCTTTGATAAATAGATTTGTCCGCGGCATAACAATCTCCATATACCAACCATAACCAGTTTATCTTATCATCACTAGTATAACCTACTGCATAAATAATATCTTTTACTTTCCAATCTTCACAATCTCTACATGATTTTGTTATCATTGGACTATCTGAATATAATTTAGCTTTAGGGAAAGAACTATTCAATGCCAAAGTACTACCTGGACTCTGAATCTTTTTAACTTCGATAGCATCTCCATTCTTAATCATCAAATCTGGAGGATTATTCTGATTTCCTAAATATGAGAAGTGTTTTTCATACTCTGTGAGACTTTCTCCTTCACTACTATTAATTGTATTTGCAAATATATCTTTAATATAAGTTTCTAAAGCACCCCCAACGCTATTTGCTCTATTTCTTCCTTGATAATAAGATTTTATATCTATTACAGGGTTTTCTACCAAATTTTTTATTGCAATCAAAATATTTGTCATAGTAACAAAAATAAAAATTTCGAACTTACCTTTTTCAACCACTCCAATTAATTATAAACAAATATAAAACGTAAATGAAGATTCAGTATTCAAAAATAGAGATTCCTGCCTGCGCAGAAATGACAGAGTAAACAGGATGAGATTCCTGCCTACGCAGGAATAAAAAAGTAGCTAATTAAAAATACTGCCCAATTCCAAAGACGATTCCGCGACTTGCATTTTTAGTAATTCCGTAGCCGTAATCTATTCGGAAAATAGCGTTGAAGATGCGCTTGTGTATGAATCGTAAACCAACTCCAGGATAGATTCTAAAGTTTTGACTGTCTACGAAATCGCCAAAGTCTCCGCCTGGATTTCGCCACGTTCCTGCATCAATGAATCCGTTTCCTTGTAGAATAAACCAACCTTTTTCATACAGTGTATAACGATATTCAGAGTTTAATACAATACTTCCTGTTCCGCGATCAATGATGTTTCCAACACCTCGAATGTTTAAATTATTATCTACTGAAAATGGTGCAAATGGACTGTCATCATTGGAGGAAAGACCAAAACGAAAACGATTTGCCCAGTTTCCTTTTTCGCCAATGCGTTTAAAATATAAAAAGTCGCTCCAACCAATTAAGAAATTGTCTTGAAAATCATTTTCAGTGGTCACATATTGTAAATATAACGTGTTTTTGATGCCTTCTACATATTGATAATCATAATCTAAATCATCGTATTCATAGACAAATTTGAGCATTTGCTTGTCTAGCGAGAGACTTTGCGGAATGACAGTAGAAGTCAATCCATTTAAGTAACTGTATTCTTCTTTGAATATGTTGATTCCGAATTGCAATAAGTTTTTAAAGTTGATTTGATACAACGCCAATACTTCAAACGACGTGTTGCTGTATTTGTAATTTGCCGAACCGTTGTCAAAAAACAATGGCTCTTCACTCGTCCAGTTTTGGTGATTGATGGCGAGTCCGAAGTTTCGTGTAATTAAATTCGGCGCACGCAAATTGATTCCGTATGAGTCAAATCCGTTGTTCTGATAAAATCCGCCAAAAGCGATGTTTCTTCCCAAAAAATTATAATCATACAAACCTACTTTATAGGCAAATTGCTGATTGGTTGTTGTCCAAATATTGACATTGGGAATGAGCGTGAAGTTTTCTTCAATATTAAAATAGACATTATACAGATTGTCATGCGAATAGAAAATTTGATAGTACGCATGTGAAACTCCCGCCAATCGCTTCAAAAGAATAACATCTTTGTCCAACTGAAGTG harbors:
- a CDS encoding NgoPII family restriction endonuclease: MVEKGKFEIFIFVTMTNILIAIKNLVENPVIDIKSYYQGRNRANSVGGALETYIKDIFANTINSSEGESLTEYEKHFSYLGNQNNPPDLMIKNGDAIEVKKIQSPGSTLALNSSFPKAKLYSDSPMITKSCRDCEDWKVKDIIYAVGYTSDDKINWLWLVYGDCYAADKSIYQRIKNKITEGITEISDVEFTETKELGKVKKVDPLGITDLRIRGMWHIANPNKVFQYINDNEGAAFKLRVLMTRDKFNSFSKIDRENLESLKQVKMKSVKIKNPNNTAKLLDSILIKYNIK
- a CDS encoding outer membrane protein assembly factor; translated protein: MKKILLFITFFLMVFSGIAQDKIVYDVKFQGQKKNKVGFLRNYVSVRNGDTLDSLQLDKDVILLKRLAGVSHAYYQIFYSHDNLYNVYFNIEENFTLIPNVNIWTTTNQQFAYKVGLYDYNFLGRNIAFGGFYQNNGFDSYGINLRAPNLITRNFGLAINHQNWTSEEPLFFDNGSANYKYSNTSFEVLALYQINFKNLLQFGINIFKEEYSYLNGLTSTVIPQSLSLDKQMLKFVYEYDDLDYDYQYVEGIKNTLYLQYVTTENDFQDNFLIGWSDFLYFKRIGEKGNWANRFRFGLSSNDDSPFAPFSVDNNLNIRGVGNIIDRGTGSIVLNSEYRYTLYEKGWFILQGNGFIDAGTWRNPGGDFGDFVDSQNFRIYPGVGLRFIHKRIFNAIFRIDYGYGITKNASRGIVFGIGQYF